The DNA sequence CAGACGTAGAGCGTATTCCAGGCCCACCGGAACGAAGCATGGGTCTCGCTCCGACCAGTGGCCTTGGTCTTCAAATGTCCGGGACCCACCAGGCTCCAGCGCAGCCAAGTACGCCTCTGCAGCTGAGGGCACGCTCAAAAAGATGAACAGCCGCCCCTCGCCTCGCCTCCTCAGGCCGCCTATCCTCGCGGCATGACATCCCCCGCCTACGACCTCGATGCGGTGCGCCGGAAGATCCCGATCCTCCGGACGCACATCCCCATGAACAATTGCTCGCAGGCACCTCAATCCGAAACCACGCGGGCCGCAGCCGACGCTTACCTGACCTCGTGGGCAAACGACGGGATGGACTGGGACTCGTGGATAGCGGAAACCGACGCCGCCCGAGCGGAGTTCGCAGCGTTCGTCGGGGCTGATCCGTCCGACGTGGCGGTCGCAACCTCGGTCTCGCAGGCCACTGCAAGCGTCGCAACGGGGTTGGAGTGGTCCAGCGGCCGCGATCGTGTCGTCGCGAGCGGTGGGGAGTTTCCGACGGTGGGACATGTATGGCTCGCTCAGGAGCGTTTGGGTGCGTCCGTCGACTGGGTGCCGGTCCGCGACGGTGCGATGGAACTGGCCGACTACGAGCGCATGATCGACGAGCGCACGCTCGTCGTGTCTGCCTGCCGTGGGTACTACCAGACCGGCTTCAAACAGGACATCTCAGCGATCGCAGAGCTCACGCACGCCAAGGGCGCGCTTCTGTTTGTGGACGCCTACCAGACGATGGGGAGTGAGCGATTCGATGCTCCTGCTTCTGGGGCAGACTTCGTCACCTCCGGAAACCTCAAGTTTCTGATGGGAATCCCGGGCATCGCCTTCCTCTGGATCCGGCCGGGTCTGGCCGAACAGCTCCGACCAACGATTACCGGATGGTTTGGGCGCGAAAATCCCTATGCATTCGATACGCAGACCCTGGACTGGGGCGTCGGAGCCCGCCGGCTCGATACCGGTACGCCACCGATTCTGGAAGCGTACGTAGCGCGGGCTGGCATGCGGTGGCTTCGCGAGATCGGACTCGATGCGATCGGGGAATGGAACGCCACTCTTGGGACCCGATGTGTTGAGGGTGCGGTCGAACGGGGACTGACCGTCCTTGGACCGACCGACCCGGTGAGACGCGCACCGACCACTGCGATCCACTGCGAAGAAAGCCATGCTGTCGAGGCGACATTGCGCAGCCAGAACATCATCGCCTCGGCCAGGGGTCACGCGATCCGACTCGCGCCGCACTTCTACAACACGACCGACGACGTGGACCAAGCACTCGACGCACTGGCGGAAGCCATGAAGACCACATCGTGAGGGCCGCCTGATGACGCCGCGCGAAACCTTCGGTTCCCGCATCGGCGTCCTCGCGACGATGGTCGGTCTGGCGGTCGGTCTCGGGAACGTGTGGCGCTTCCCTTATATGGTCGGGCAGTTCGGGGGCGGCGCCTTCATTCTTCTTTATCTGGGAATCGCCTTTCTAGTCGCGATTCCGGCGCTCATGGGCGAATGGTCGATCGGCCGACACACCCGACTGGGGACACTCGGCGCCTTCGAAGAGATCGGTCTGCCGGGCGGTCGATACTTTGGCTGGCTGCTCGGCGGCATTGCATGGGTAGCTGTCGCATACTATACGAACGCCATCGGTTGGGTGGCCTACCACGCCCTGGCACAAGCCGCGACCGGCATCGGCATGGGTTTCGACGCCTCCGCCATCCTCCCGCCGGAGACCGGCCTTTCACCGAAGTCGATGACATTGCAGATCTTCTTCACTGCTGCGGTGCTCGCGACCCAGGCAGCGGTGATCCTCCGAGGCGTCCGCGCCGGCATTCAGAAAATATCGATGATCGTGACTCCAGTCCTGTTCGGGACGTTGCTCATCATCATCGTTCGATCAGTGACACTCCCCGGCGCGGGGGAAGGGGTCGCGTGGCTGCTCTCTTTCGACTTCTCAGCGCTAACACCGACCGCGGCCATCGCCGCCCTCGGCCAGGTAGTGTTCTCGGTCGGACTCGGCGGGACGCTGATGGTCGTCTATGGCTCGTATCTGGGCGACGAAGTCGACATCAAATCGAACGCGATTTTTACGGTTATCGGGGATACGGGGGCCGGACTGCTCGCGGGACTGGCCATCTTCCCGGCGGTGTTCGCCTTCGGGATGGAGCCCGGGGCCGGGCCGGGGCTGCTCTTCGCGACTTTGCCGCAGGTCTTCGCCCAGTTGCCCTTTGGGTGGGTGTTTGGCTTCCTCTTCTTCGCGGGGCTGTTTGGCGCTGCGCTGCTGTCGGGAATCGCCGCATATGAAGTCATCGTCGCGGGCTTCACCGACCGCCTGGGGTGGACGCGGAAGAAAGCGACCTGGACCGTATACGCCGTGTCGATGGTCCTGGCGCTCCCGCCGATGATCAATCTCGAGATCTTCGTGCCATGGGACCTCACGTTCGGGTCGGGGGGTCAGACGTTCGGCGCTCTGGTTGCGGTGGTCACTGTGGGATGGACCATGAATCGCGGCACGCTGCTCGAGCAGATCGCGGGCGACACGCCCTCGGGGGCGGACCGAGCATTAGTCCACTGGCTGAGGTGGGTGGTCCCAACCGCCGTGATGACTGCAGCCGTGTGGTGGCTCCTTACCGATGTGCTGGGTATCGTCGGGGGCGCCTGATCGGGCCGACATTCCGTTTCCTCACTCTAGATGACTATGCGACTCTCCGTGGGTTTTCTCTCCGCTCGCCTCCTCGTTCTCGTCCTCCTCGCGCTGGCCGGAACGGCGAGCCAAGCGGCAAGCCAGTCCGACGCGACGGTCGTCTATCTGGTCCGCCACTCGGAACGTGCAGAAGACGGATCGGATGATCCGCCCACTTCGGCCGAGGGCCGTGAACGGTCAACCCTGATCGCATCGATGCTCGCGGACGCGGATCTGACCCAAATACACACGACAGATCTCAAGCGCACCCGACAGACGGGCACACCGACGGCAGAAGCTGCGGGAATCGACTTCATGCTCTACGACCCGGGCGACCTCCAGAGCTTCGCAGACGAGCTAAAGGCGACCCCGGGACGACATCTGGTGCTCGGGCACAGCAACACCACGCCGCAGATGGTGACGGCGCTCGGTGGTGATCCGGGTTCGGACATTGAAGAGATGGAGTACGATCGCTTCTATATCGTGACGTTGACGGATGCCGGAGCCAGTACCGTTCTGATTCGCTTCGGCGCTCCGTTCGGCGGCTAGGCTCACCACCTTTGTGAGCGGACGATGAGCCACGACGCGGTTGTCGTCGGTGCGGGTCCCAACGGCCTGGCCGCGGCAATCGAGCTGCAGCGAAATGGCGTCTCGGTCCTCCTGCTCGAAGCGAACCATACTGTCGGAGGTGCGGCCCGAACCGAGGAACTGACCCTTCCTGGCTTCAAACATGACGTGGGCTCCTCCGTGTATCCGCTCGGCATCGGTTCTCCGTTCTTCGCGTCACTCCCCCTGGCTAAGCACGGACTCGAATGGGTCCACCCAGACCTGCCTCTCGCCCATCCACTCGATGGCGGCCGCGCAGCGACGCTGGAGCGAGACCTAGAAAGCACGGCCCGCGCTCTTGGTGGGGACTACGCCGCGTACATGCGATTCGTCGGTGACTTCGTTACGGAGTGGCCGACGTTCATCGAGCATGTGCTGGACCGTCCGACCCGTCTTCCACGGGCCCCTCGTCTCATGGCCCGGTTCGGTGCAGTCGCCCTCTCGTCAACGACGAAAATTGGGCGCCGATTCAAGACGGAAGAAGGCAAAGCCCTGCTGGCTGGGAATGCGGCGCACTCCGGAGTTGAACTGGAAGCAGCGTTCGGAGGGGCCGTGGCTACCACGCTCATGGCCGCCGGCCATGCGGTGGGTTGGCCCTTCCCGAAGGGCGGCGCCGGGGCACTCACATCAGCCCTCGCCTCGTACTTCCTGTCACTCGGCGGAACGGTCGAGACCGGTCGAAGGGTCGCATCGCTCGACGATCTCCCTGGCGCGAAGGCCACGCTGCTCGGTCTGACCAATGGTCAGATTGGGCATCTGGCTTACGACCGGCTTTCTCCCCGAAAGCGAGCCAACCTCGCTGGATGGACGTACGGCCAGGGCGCGTTCAAAGTGGACTGGGCGCTCGACGGTCCGATTCCGTGGGAGAACGCCGACGTGCGCCGGGCGGGCACGGTGCACGTTGGCGGGACATTCGAGGACATAAGAGCAGCCGAATGGGACGTCACCCGCAACAAGATGAACAACCGACCGTTCCTGCTGCTTGCTCAGCACACTGTGTTCGACCCCTCGCGCGCGCCCGAAGGCAAACACACGGTGTGGGCCTACTGTCACGCACCCAGTCGGGCGCAGGGCGAAGCGGGCGAGCGCTTCGTGCTCGAAGCCATGGAAGCTCAGATCGAGCGGTTCGCACCAGGCTTTCGTGACCTCATTCTGGGTCGCGCGGTCCACACCCCGTATCAGTTGGAGACTTGGAATGAGAATCTGCGCGGTGGGGACCCGAACGGGGGCGCGTTGACGATCAACAACGTGCTTAGTCCCGCTCGGCTCAGCCGACGACCCTGGCACCTGCCATTAAAGAATTTTTACCGGTGCTCGGCTTCAGCGCCACCCGGTGGCGGCGTGCATGGCATGGTTGGCTACCACGCCGCACGGGCCGCCCTACGGGACACGTTCGGAGTCCGGTAGCTGCTGCCTGCGTCTACCTGAGTGCGGGTCCGTCGCCCTCTTCAGACACGCCCATTCTCGTCATTCACCCCCGCCCTGCTCCGACACGGGCGCACCACTCACGGCATCGAAGTGTTCTGCAAACCAGTCGAACATCCGCTGCCAGTGATCGTCGAAGTCCTCGGCGCTACTGGAGCGGCCAGCTCCATGACCGCCGGCCGTATAGTGGACCCAGACCACCTCTTTCTCGAGACGACGCATGGCATAGTACATCTCTCGCTGGTTTGTCGCGGGGACGTTCCAGTCGCCTTCGCCGGACAGCATGAGAAGCGGTGTCTCGATGCGGTCGGCGAACATCACGGCCGAGTGGTCAATGTACTTCTGCGGTTGCTCCCAGAGCGACGCGCCGATGCGATCCTGACCGACCTCGGCAGCCGCATAGTTCCGTGTCGTGATTTTGGGTGAGTCCCCGAGGAAGGAAATCATGTTCACCTTCCCGGAGACATTAGCAGCCGCCGCGAAGCGGTTCGTCTGAGTGATCAGCAGGTTAACTGCGTAGCCGCCGTAGCTCTGCCCATAGACGCCGACCTGATCGGCATCGATGAGGCCACGTTCGATCAACGTGTTGATCGCGTTCGGGACCGCCTTTAGCCATGCCTCCCCAGGATACCCTTCCTCGAACTGGACCGACGGACGAAATCCGAACCATCCCTGCGAGGTAATCAGGTTCATGTTCTCGTTGAACCCGTTGTCGAAGAACTGCTCGTACACCTCGGCAACAAGCGGATACTTCTTCGTGGGATCGTAGTCGACCGGGTAGTAGAGGATGCCGTAGAGGGTATTTCCGTCCACGTCGAGATACTCGACGAGCTCCGTCTTCGAGATCGAAACGTCCGCGAGCTGAGGATTGAGCTCGGTGAGACGGGTCGGGCCATCGAACGCATCTCCCATAGCCCAGACATCATCGGGACGATCTCCGTCGGACATCGTGTAGGCGACGGTCGACCCGTCAGCGGAAACGCGCCACCCGCGATACAGATTTGCGTCCAACATCAATGTCTCTATGTCACCTGACTGTACATCGAGTCGCCTGAGTCCCCTCTCCCACCGATCCGCTGCTGAATACGAGAAGTAGATGGAACGCCCATCATCACTCCAGTGAAGGACGCTGCGTCGAGGCCGATCGTCTTCATCCTTCTCGAGCGTGAGCAAGGTCTCCACCTCTCCTGCTCCGACGTTCAGCAGGTGCCAGCCCTTCGACGACGTGAGCAACAGGCGATCACCCGCATTGCTCCACCGATCGACCGAGAAGCTGATCTCGGCGGTATCGCCGGGGATCTCACGGAGGCCCTCGGTCACGTCGATGGCTTCATCCATCTCCAGATCTCGAATGAAGACCGTCCCTTCCTCAGCATAGGCGTAGGCCGACCGATCATCGTTCCATCGAACATCGACTCGTTCCTCGGACGGCTCGACGAGCACGACCGGCTCACCGCCGTTGAGATCAAGTGCGTACAACCCGTAGTCCGTGCCATCACGGCGAGTGTACGAGGTCTTCGTCCGCACGGACGTCGAGTAGGTCATCTGCGACCCATCGAGCGAGAAGCCGACACCCTGCGGGACCACGTCGTCCAGCAGCTGTCGCACCGATCCGTCTTCAAGCGTTACGAGGGCTGTAATCTGTTCGTTCGCGATGTTGCGAACGTCGTCCCACGCCAGGAAATCGTTGCGGGAATCCTGCACGATGACGGGTGCGCTGGTGAGGCCATAGAACGCGTCCCGCGCTCGTTCCGCCCATCCGGCGGCCCTGAGAGTGACGAGTACCGAATTCCCATCGGGCATCCAGGCGATGGGGGAAGACGACGCAATCGCCAGTGAGGTGTCGAGCGAGCGAGTCTCGGCGGCGCCTGTATTCGCATCGTACACGCGGAGATGGAACGCGACACCGTCGTAGGACAGATACGCAAGGCGTTGACCGTCAGGCGACCACGTAAAATCACTGAGTTGAGAAGGCTCTTCGTGCAGCCACGTGCGATCACCGTTTTGTGTGTCGATGACAACGGCGGTGACCAGCGACGGGGCGACGTACGTGGGGTCCCCATACCGCTGGTGATCGACATCTGTCCGGCCGCGCCGCGTCCGAACGGTGACCGCAATACGTCGCCCGTCCTCGCTCATCGCCGCGATCTGCGGGGACCGCACGTCCAGGGCCAGCTCGGTGTTGAAGTGGACGGACTGCTGCGCAGACACTTTTGCCACCGGAGCGGAAGCCCCGACTGCAAGGATGACGAGCAGGCGCGTGATCATCGCTCGGCGGCGGTACGGCATAACGAACTCCTCGATGGTGCTCCCCGCGCTAGATGAGGCGCCGGAATGGGCGAATAATCTAGGCGCCCGCAAGCCGGAGCACATCATGGCACTTCTCGTTCTCCCGCAAGCCATTGAAGGCAATGGTTCACCCGGAGGCACCGATCAGTCCACGACCGATCCTCCATGGACGCCTCGACCCACTCGATCGCCGTGTCATCTTGGCCCTCCTAGGCAGCGACATGTTGAACAAAAACGGCGGCTCCGATCAGGCAAAGAACGCCCAGAATCATGCCGTGTCGTCCCATGCCAGCTTAGACACCCCGCGCGGCGAATCCAGAGCTTACAGTACGCTCGCCCTGCTTGTTCACGAACAGCCCTTCCACATCTTCGCTGGCCTCCACCATCGTCATGCCGTCGGCAGTCCCCATAACGAGGAGCGCTGTGGCATAGGCATCGGCCCCCATCGCGCTTGGATGCAACACACTCACGGATGCCACCTCCTGAGGTGACCGACCAGTCCGCGGATCCACGATGTGGTGATAGGTCCGGTCGTTCGTGAAACTCCGCATGTAGTCACCCGAGGTCGCGAGCGACACTCCGTCGAGTCGCACGACAGTCACAATCCCCTGCTCGTGGTCCGGGTCCTGCACACCGACGGTCCACGGATTTATCCCCGACCCGTCGGCAGTTGCGATGTCTCCGCCCGCATTGACCATCACCCGCTCGGCACCGGCGCGAAGAAGCACGTCTTTGGTGCGATCCACAATGAAGCCCTTCGCGATCCCATCCAGCGTTACGGACATCCCGGGGCGCTCAAACGACATGACATCGTTCTCGATTCGGAACGCTTTGTGATCGACCAACTCGAGTATCCGCTCGACCGAATCGTCCGAAGGCGGGCAGCCGTCCCGCAGGAAGCTGGACTCCACCAATGAGAGAAGGGGCGCGACCGTAACATCAAAGGCGCCTCCACTCCGAACGCTCATAGCCTCCGCGTCGGCCACCACGAGAGTCAACTCGTTGGGCACTCTGTCCAGGCGACCCGTACGGTTGAGAAGACTTACCGGCGTATCGTCACGATGTCGACTTAGGATCGACTCTAGTCGATTCATCTCGGAGAATGCCGAGGCAATCATCGCGCGGGCGCTGGCCTCATCCGGGTGCACGACCGTCAGGGTCACGAGCGTGCCCATCTGCGTCCGCGTCTGACTGACACGGTGCAGGCCGGCTTCTTTCAACAGACTCATGGTCAGTCGACCACCAAACGCGACGGACACCCCTGCCACCGCGACGATCCTGAGCGCATCTCGTCTCGAAACAGTTCGATTAGTCATCGACTGCCTCGGGTGCCGACTCGGCCGTCAGCTGAATGAGTCGCGGTCGAATGACATTCATGTCGTGACGACAGACGCCCGCCTTCTGAATGAGCTGGACCTCACACACGTTGCAGCGCACGCACTCATGGAAGTCGATATCCGGTCCACGAATCGCTCCCGTCGGGCACTTCTGCTCGCAAATCTTGCAGTGCCCGCACTGCTCTACGCGCTCGATCCTCTTGAGTGAGAGCAACGAGAGCACACCGAGCGCCGCTCCGAGGGGGCAAGCATAGCGGCAGTAGAATCTCGGAATTACAACCGACGCAGCGAGAAACACGGCTGCAATCGTCCACAATAGCACATCGCTGCTGCGAAAGAACACCGTGCCGAAAGGCTCAAAATACTGATAAAGGCTCACGCGACTGCCCGCGAGAGCGGGTAACACGATGACGGCCAACACCACGTACTTCGCGTAGACCGCCTTGTCGTGGATCGCTTGTGTCAGCGGGCGCTTGAGAGACTTCGGCACGAACCTGTCAATGAAATCCTGCAGGGCACCGAACGGGCAGAGGAATCCGCAAAAAACGCGACCCCAGACAAGCGTCGTGATCAGTGTGAAGGCGACAATGAGCAGCAGTGGGATGTCACGCAGGTAGACACCCACACCTGCCCAGATACCGCTCGTAATGTGTGACACCGACAAGAAGCCACCGTCTCCGAAGCCGAGCCCGAACAGGGTGACCGTGAGGGCAACCCAGCGGAGGGATGGGATCTTCGTCGCGAACGCGACCGTCCCGAGTGCGAGGACCAGAAGCATCAACGCGACCCGAGGCCATGACGTGCCGGCGAGGGTTCGCTCCAGCAACGTCTCGTCCTCCGTCAGTACGAAATCGAGGTCGGCGGCCTGAGCGTCGTTCAGGTTCCTGGCCGGTATCACAGCGGCCGCCTCTCCGTCCCCGATCTCTCCGTCGGCAGCACCTGTCTCACCCGCCGCAGCTCCCGGGACCGAGTCGAGCACCTCCGCATCGGCAGCCACCTCGCCAGTCGCCTCTTCCGCCACCTCTGCAGTCGCCTCTTCCGCCACCTCGACCTCGTCCGGACCAGGAGTCTCAGAAGCGCGGTCAGCCGAGGCCCGTTCCTCAGCTGCCGCAAGCGACGCCTCCTCTGCAGCAAGGAGACGGGCCTCCTGGCTGACATACTCGATATTGTGAGTGCCCAGATCGCCGAGGTCATAGATGAGCGTAAAAGGCCTCGACATGTCCACCGCGCCGTCGACCAGCATGATGCCCACCATGGTCGCCTCACCGGAAACGATCCCCCCTGAAGGCAGTCCCATGCTCACTACATTGCGTGAGTCGACCTCTGTAACCTCACCTTCCTGCTCGACGGTCCACCCCTGTTGACGGAACAGACGGAGCCGTGATCCATCGACCGCGTAGAGGAGGAGATTTTCTCCTCCACCGCGACGCTCAGCCGAACGCAGAGCGCGCTCATAGAGCTGCGGGCCAAAATAGTACTCACCGAGACGATCATTTGAGATATGAGCGAGTGAGATCCCGGCGGTCCCTTCTCCGGGCTCGGTAACCACAAAGCGCTCGACAAAACCTCTTTGACGAAGCTCGAACCACGACAACCCCACCGGGTCGACGATGCCCGACTCCGTCGAGAGGTCGGGAACGCCTCCATATGCGGCGGCGACCCGGCGTGCAGAATCACGGACTCCTCTCGAGAGGGCCCGCACCGAAATTGATACACGGGAAATCCCCTCGATGTCGCCCCAGAGCTGGAATGGGTCACCGATGTGTTTGCCGGCATACTGCTCCTGGAAGCCGGGAGTCCGAAGAAAATCGCCCATGCTGCTCATGTACGATTCCTGATAATCAATGACCCGCATTCCAGTCAGCGTCCCGTCCGGCAGGATGCCTACCAGAGCTTCGATAGGCCCACTGTACCCGAACTGCTCGGGAGGGAGATCCGACGTCAGGAAGACGTATCCGTGCACGACCTCGGTGGCCTCAGACGTGCTGTGATAGCCGGTAAGAACGGGTGGATCGCCTGCGACCTCGGAGAAGCGATCAGCCCCGGGCATGACGGTGCGCACCAACGACTCGCGGACACCCCGTACACGTTGGCCAGACACCGTCACAGCGCTGGCCACGAGCAGCATTGTTGTGGCTCCTGCGATCAGACAGGAGCGCAGGCACAGGGTTCGGAAGTCCGTCATGCCGCGAGCATAGGTGGCCTTCCGGATCTCGGCAAACCGGTCGGCCAGACCTCCCCGACAACTCTACCGAATCGCACTCCGCCGAGAACGAGTCGGACACCACCATTGGCGGTCACGGCACGTACCGTCACTCCGTCATCACCTAGCGTGGTACCGGGCCACTTTCTGGTCCGATCCTGGATCGTGACGCCACGATCCTGCACTCGCGGCGCCTATCGAGATGCATGAACGAATCGACTTCATACTGGTGCGCGATTCCGCTGGAGCTGGGTCGGACGATTTGAATCATCGATACTTCAGGGCTGAGGTCATCGGTGAAAAGGGGGGGCACCGCGCCCGGCACCCCCCCTTCACTGTTTCCTCATCCGGCGTTCAGACCCGAGTGGTCTTCCAGATCAGTTCCCGTAGGCGCGTCGCGACGGACGACACTGTGGCCATGTACCAGGCTGACCCGTTCGGGGATTAACCGGAAGTAGCCGCGTGTCACGTGGGACGCGATCAGGATCCTCAGACGCCATATACGCGGTCATGGCTGCGAGTGTCGCGTTATGACGCAAATCGTCGAAGATCAGCTTGTCAAACGTGTCGATGTTCGTGTGCCACGTGTACTGGCGGTAGTCAGGATAGTTCGACTGGAAGCGGAACACGGGAATGGGGATGCACGTGAAAGCCATGTGATCACTGCCACCCCCAGGGCTCCGCCCGGCTCTACCGGGCAGCGGGATCCCCTCCGGGACACTCGGCGCATCGAGCTCGACCTGGTCGGTGATCTCGTTCGGCATCGACGAGAACCACCGTGCGAAGTGCGCACCGGCTCCAAGGAATCCCTGCATCCGAATGAAGTCGACTCTCCAGGTACCGTTGTCCTGGTTGAACCCAACCTGCATTCCATCCACCACTTCGGGGTGGTCTTCGCGGAAGGCCGTCGACCCGAGGAGTCCCTGCTCCTCCCCGCCCCAGTGACCCACGATGATCGATCGCCGCGGGTTCGGATACGTCGCCTGCAGGATACGCATCGCCTCCATCATCATGATGGTGCCGGTGCCGTTGTCCGTGGCGCCGGACGCGCCGTCCCATGAATCAAGATGGGCGCTCAACATCACGTATTCGTCAGGCAGTTCTGTACCGCGGATCATGCCGACGATGTTGAACGCTGGGCGATCCCCAGTGAATTCAGACTGCGCGTCCATTCGGACACGAGGCGCTTGGCCGCGCTCGGCCATACGAGCGAGTAGTCCGTAATCCTCACAGCTGAGGTGAGCCGTGGGTATCCGCGTCGTGTTCGCGGAGAAAATCTTGTCCGCACCCCAGGCATTGGACCAGCGTGACGTGAACAGTGCGACAGCGCCCGCCTCTTCGAGCCGAGCCTCGAGTCCGTCACCGATCGCACGAATCGACTGACCCCATGCACTCTGAGCCGCAGCACGCTCTTCCTGCATCCGCGCCCACGATGATTCCGTCGCGTGCTCAACCCAAGACTCGGGAGCTCGGCAGGTCGGCTGAGCAAACGAGATCGCCACCATCTTCCCGCGGGCCTGGGGGAGCCAGGCCTCAAACTCCGCTTCGTTGTTGAAGCGGGGGAGAATGACGACATCCGCGTCGACAGGTCCCTCCGTGCCGGGGCTCCAGGCCATGATCATGCCGGAAAGAGATCGGACTCGAGGCGAGATCAGGTCGATATGAGAGTAGCCTCGCTCCCAGCCACGCCAAGACCCCCACACCTCTTTCTCAACATCGATGCCCCAGTCGGCGTACTTCGACATTACCCAATCTCCGGCACGGTCGAAGCCGGTCGAGCCAAGCAGCCGGGGGCCGATCGAGTCGAGGAGCGCCTGCGCCAGATCAAAGATCTGCGAACCATCTTCCATCCCCTCCTGCCACATGCCACGGATCACTGGGTCATCCGTGGGGAATGTCTGAGCCTCGAGAGGCTGAGTCGTCAGGAGTATCGAAAGCCCCAGCGTCGCGAACCACGTCTTCTTCATGTTGCCCCCTGGTGCAGAAAATCGACGGTTAATCGGCAGGCCGGTTCAGGCCCCGGTGCGAAATCTACCCCGAATCGCCCGACTCGGTTTCCCTCTCCAGATCGACACCCAATCGACCCCCGACGCTGATGATCCTCATCGGCCGTGTTGCCGGTGAACCAGCCATGGAGGAGGACTTCCACATAGATCGGGGGCCAGGAG is a window from the Longimicrobiales bacterium genome containing:
- a CDS encoding 4Fe-4S binding protein, which translates into the protein MLLVASAVTVSGQRVRGVRESLVRTVMPGADRFSEVAGDPPVLTGYHSTSEATEVVHGYVFLTSDLPPEQFGYSGPIEALVGILPDGTLTGMRVIDYQESYMSSMGDFLRTPGFQEQYAGKHIGDPFQLWGDIEGISRVSISVRALSRGVRDSARRVAAAYGGVPDLSTESGIVDPVGLSWFELRQRGFVERFVVTEPGEGTAGISLAHISNDRLGEYYFGPQLYERALRSAERRGGGENLLLYAVDGSRLRLFRQQGWTVEQEGEVTEVDSRNVVSMGLPSGGIVSGEATMVGIMLVDGAVDMSRPFTLIYDLGDLGTHNIEYVSQEARLLAAEEASLAAAEERASADRASETPGPDEVEVAEEATAEVAEEATGEVAADAEVLDSVPGAAAGETGAADGEIGDGEAAAVIPARNLNDAQAADLDFVLTEDETLLERTLAGTSWPRVALMLLVLALGTVAFATKIPSLRWVALTVTLFGLGFGDGGFLSVSHITSGIWAGVGVYLRDIPLLLIVAFTLITTLVWGRVFCGFLCPFGALQDFIDRFVPKSLKRPLTQAIHDKAVYAKYVVLAVIVLPALAGSRVSLYQYFEPFGTVFFRSSDVLLWTIAAVFLAASVVIPRFYCRYACPLGAALGVLSLLSLKRIERVEQCGHCKICEQKCPTGAIRGPDIDFHECVRCNVCEVQLIQKAGVCRHDMNVIRPRLIQLTAESAPEAVDD
- a CDS encoding M28 family peptidase, with protein sequence MKKTWFATLGLSILLTTQPLEAQTFPTDDPVIRGMWQEGMEDGSQIFDLAQALLDSIGPRLLGSTGFDRAGDWVMSKYADWGIDVEKEVWGSWRGWERGYSHIDLISPRVRSLSGMIMAWSPGTEGPVDADVVILPRFNNEAEFEAWLPQARGKMVAISFAQPTCRAPESWVEHATESSWARMQEERAAAQSAWGQSIRAIGDGLEARLEEAGAVALFTSRWSNAWGADKIFSANTTRIPTAHLSCEDYGLLARMAERGQAPRVRMDAQSEFTGDRPAFNIVGMIRGTELPDEYVMLSAHLDSWDGASGATDNGTGTIMMMEAMRILQATYPNPRRSIIVGHWGGEEQGLLGSTAFREDHPEVVDGMQVGFNQDNGTWRVDFIRMQGFLGAGAHFARWFSSMPNEITDQVELDAPSVPEGIPLPGRAGRSPGGGSDHMAFTCIPIPVFRFQSNYPDYRQYTWHTNIDTFDKLIFDDLRHNATLAAMTAYMASEDPDRVPRDTRLLPVNPRTGQPGTWPQCRPSRRAYGN